The genomic interval CAACAAAATGCGATAATAAATGTTTTGAAAAAATCATTAGAATTGCTCCAATACACGTAAATCTGTCTCAAAAAAGCTACGCAAATCATTCACACGATGAAGAAGCATAGCAAATCGCTCAACGCCAAGCCCAAAAGCATATCCGCTCACATTTTTATGACCCACAGCATCAAATACTTTTTGATTGACAATACCACAGCCCAATACTTCAAGCCACCCTGTGTGAGAACATACTCTACAACCGCTACCACCGCAAAATACACAGCTAATATCCACTTCTGCGCTTGGCTCTGTAAAGGGGAAAAAGCTTGAACGAAACCGAATGCGCACATCGCCAAACATATAATGCAAAAAATCCTCTAAAATATATTTAAGATGCACGAAACTTATTTTATCTTTCTCGTCAACTACTAAGCCCTCAACTTGATGAAACATTGGTGAATGAGTCAAATCATAATCTCTCCTAAAAACGCTACCCGGAGCTATCATACGAATAGGAATATGTTGTGATTGCATAGTGCGAATTTGCACAGGAGAGGTATGTGTGCGCAAAAGCATTGAATCTTTAAAATAAAAAGTATCTTGCATATCTCGTGCCGGATGAAATACAGGAAGATTAAGTGCTTCAAAGTTATGAAAATCATCTTCTACTAAAGGTCCTGTTTGAATTGCAAAATTCATATTGACAAAAAAATCAATGATTCTATCCATTGTTTGATAAATTGGGTGTCCATTACTCTTTGGACGCAAGGCTGTAAATAAACTTGCATCAACTACTTCTTTGGTGAGATTCTCATTCATCTGCACTTTTAATAGGCTTTCTCGTTTACTTTCAAGCATTTTTTCAAAATTTTCTTTATTTTTGTTAAGCTCTTTGGCAAAGGTTTTTTTTGTCTCGCCCTCAAGATTCTTAAGGAGTGCAAATTGCTGAGTTAAAATGCCCTTTTTCCCCATTACTTCCACACGCAAACGCTCTAAATCATTGAGATTCTCTAATTGCTCTAGTTTTGCCATTATCTCTTGCATTTGTGTCTTCAACGTCTTTCCTTCCTTGAACTATAAGTGATATATAAATTAAGTCGGCATTGTAGCATATTATAGATTCTATTCAGGTTTAAAAGTTATAATATCAATTCTTTTTTATCAAACCACTATAAAAAGAGACTTTAAGGAGCGAATATGGCAGAAAAAACGATTTTTGAAAAAATTGTAGCAGGCGAGATTCCTTGTAAAAAAGTGCTTGAAAATGAGCGATTTCTTGCTTTTTATGATATTAATCCCAAAGCCCCTGTGCATATTCTCGCTATTCCTAAAGTGTGTGTAAAAGATTTTGATTGTGCAGATTCTAAACTTTTAGGAGAGTTGTGTGGTTTTGCGCAAGAAGTTACCAAATCGGTAGGCATTGATAAAAGCGGATATAGAATCATTACCAATATCGGTGCTGATGGTGGGCAAGAAGTCCCACATTTGCATTTGCATATTCTTGGCGGTGGCAAATTAAAATTTCCTTCACTTGTATAAAATAATTATTGCAAAGATATTGAATGCAAGAAGACGCACTCAAATGGAATGCTCGGTATCAAGAGGGCTTTATGCCCAATGAACCAAGCCCATTTGTGCTTGAAACGTGCGAGATACTTAAGCGAAATTTTTCTTTTACCGATTCTAAACCTCCAAAAGCACTTGATATTGCCTGTGGCAATGGACGACATTCTAAGATTTTAGCCCAAATGGGCTTTGAGGTTGATGGACTTGATATATCTTGTGTTGCATTAGAGAATCTTGCAAATATCCCTTATATTACACCTATTTTAGCAGATTTAGATACTTTTACCCTACCCCAAACACATTATGATGTCATACTTGATAGCTTTTTCCTTGATAGGAATCTTTTTGATGCCATAATTAAAGCACTTAAACCCAATGCTATGCTCATTTTTGAAACCTTTATTGATAAATCCTCTCATCAACCTCTCAATAACAAAATATTATACGCAGGGGAACTTGAAGCAGTATTTAGCTCCAAAAGGGGCTTTCAAATTTTACATCAAAGTATTTATAAACAAAACAGAAAAGATACTCATACAATAAATCCCGCATATCAGCACATTATGCGCTTTATCGCTCAATATAAACCCTGCTCTCAAACACACACCAACACTACAAAGAGTCTTTGATGACATATAACTTCAAGCAACGTCTCCGCAAGATTCTAAGTATTGCCTTGCCCTCTGGAGGAAACTCTTTGCTTGATATTGCTAATATCGCCATAGGAATGTATTTTATTGCTCATATTTCACCCGATTCTGAAGTTACAAAACATAATATCGTGGCACTTGGACTCGGTATGAATTGCTGGATGTTTCTCTTTGCACTCACAACCATTTTTTATGTAGGCACAAACGCACAAGTCTCGCGTGCATTTGGAGAGAGAAATAACCTTAAAGCGGGACAGATTCTAAGCACAATGAGCATCGGGGCTGGGCTTTGCTCTATTCCTATTTATGCACTTGCATATGTAAGCAATGAGTTGTATTTTGACTGGATGGGTGTGAGTGGGGAAACCAAAGAGCTAGGTATGTTGTATTTAGGTTGGATTTTTTATGGGATTCCCGCACTTTTTCTTAAGACAATATTTATTTCTGCACTTTCAGCCGTAGGCGATACTAAAAGCGTTTTTTTTGTAAAAATCATCGCTACAAGCTTAAATATTGTCCTTAATTTTATGCTTATTTTTGGGGTGGAAAAGCTTGGTATTCCACCATTTGGTATTATGGGAGCTGGCATAGCAAATGTTATCATTACTTATTTCGAAGGGCTAGTTTTACTTGGCATTCTCTGTGGGCTACACCGCCATTTGACATTTTCACCCACCTTTAAATGGCATACGCTTTATAATGGATTCCATATTGGTATTCCCTCTGGCCTTGAGCGAGGCTTGACAATTTTTTCCCTTGTGCTTATTACAAAATTTATGACTGATTATGGTTTGGAAGTCATTGCTGGATTTCAAATTGGCTCAAGAGTGGAAAGCTTCATTTTTATGCCCGGTTTTGGATTCCAAGTGGCAGCAATGGCATTAGTTGGACAAATGCTCGGTGCAAAACGATTAGACTTAGCAGAATCTTTTATCAAAACAATTTTACTTATCTCATCAGTAGTTATGGGCATATTAGGTATAGGATTATGTATGCTGGGCAAAGAACTCTCCGCTATTTTTAGCACAGAAACAGAGGTGATTCATTACTCTTTTGATTATCTCCTTGCAGTAGGGCTTTCTCAAGTGCCCCTTATTTGTATTTTTGTGCTTGATGGAGCATTGCGAGGAAGCGGTGCAACGAAGCTTTCTCTGTGGATTAACACAGGGAGCATTTGGGTTTTGAGGATTCTCCCAATGTGGCTGTGTGTGCATTATAACATTGCAGTAGGATATATTTTTGCTATTATTTGCTGTGAAACATATTTGCGTGCAGGTATCTTTGGCTTTGTTTTTTACAAAGGCTTATGGAAGAAATATATCGCACGATTGTAAAATAAGATTATTTTAAACAATAAAATACATACAGAATAAAAATTTTGACGCCTAAAATGCACAAACTATCTAAAAGACTTAAATGCAAATAATTCATTCTTGACAAAAAGGTGCTGTTGTAATATAATCGTGCTTTTTGTTTGTATCGGGGCGTAGCGCAGTCTGGTTAGCGCACTTGGTTTGGGACCAAGGGGTCGAAGGTTCGAATCCTTTCGCCCCGACCATTCTTTTTCTTTCGTTATGGTGGGTGTAGCTCAGTTGGTTAGAGCATCAGGTTGTGGCTCTGAGGGTCGTGGGTTCGAGCCCCATCTCCCACCCCATTACTTTTTACACTTACGCGTTCGTAGCTCAATTGGATAGAGCACCAGACTTCGGATCTGGGGGTTAGGGGTTCGACTCCCTTCGGGCGTGCCACGCAAGATTCACATTCTTATCATTTATCTACCCAAATAAATTTACATCCTAATATACAGATGAAAAAATAAAAAGATAAAACCTAACCACATACATAAATAAACCACAAACATAAACACATCATATCTTGCTTTTTTTATTAATATAAAGCTTATGACACAAAACAAAAATAAAGCAAAAAAAACAATAAACATAATACTCAATGCTTCGCCAACAAATAAAACACAGATAATACTTAAAAGAGCGTAAAATGAAATTATTAAAGTGGATTTATATAAAAAAGATAAGAACAAAACTATTGAAAGTCCAAAAAATAACAATTCTATACCGCTTATAAAATTACAAAACTTTAAAAAAAGCGCGCATACAATCCCATATATAATACTACTACTAAACCACGCAACTTGCCCACTTATAATAGGATCTAATCCTTTAGATTCTAGCTTTGCTTTTAAATTTGAATAGAGAGGGATTTTCAAGCTTTTCCTTTCTAAGTTGATACTCTAATAAAAAAATGCGTTAGGGCATATCCAAAAAGCGCAAATATATATGATACCACGCTTGTAAAAATAAATAAATATGCAATATATCGCTTCCCACCAGCTTCTTTGCCAAAGACAATGCTTGCTGCAAAACAAGGGTTATAAAACATAATGAATAAAATAAATGCAATCGCACTAGGCAGACTAATATGCTCTTGAAGTACATCGCGCAAAGGTGTGGTGTTATTTTCATCTATATCATCACCAAGTGCATACAACACACCCATACTCGAAATGATTGTTTCCTTTGCTAAAAGTCCATTAAGAAGTGAAACAGAAAGTTTCCAATCAAAATCCATAGGTGCAAATATAGGCTGAATAAATTGCCCTATGCGTCCTAGATAGCTTTGCTCTACTAAAGCTGCTTGGTAGTTATGATAAATCTCATCTATTTCATTTTGCAATGCGTCATTTTCTTGTGTAAGATTCATATTCTCTTTTAGAATCTGCACTGATTGTGTCATCTGCTCCTCTAAAACTGCATTTTTAGGAAACTGCGTCCCAACCCAAATAATCACAGAAGCAAGTAAAATAAAAGTCCCTGCTTTTTTGATATAGCTCACTGCTTTGTGCCATACACTAAAAGCTATAAGTCTTAAAGTGGGCAAACGATATTTAGGCATTTCCATCACAAAAGGTTCATCATCACCTTTAAATGCGGTAAGCTTTAGAATCTTTGCCATACAAAGACCCACAAGTGCGCCAAAAATATAGATTCCATATAGCACATTTCCAGCTACTTGTGGAGCGAAAAAAGCTCCAATAAAAAGTGTATAAACAGGTAAACGCGCACCACAACTCATAAAATTAATAATAAAAAGTGTGAGCATTCTATCATTACGATTTTTAAGCATTCGTGTGCTCATATATGCAGGGACAGAGCAACCAAAACCTGTTACAAGAGGTATAAAACTCTTGCCGTGTAAGCCAAATTTATGAAAGAATCCATCAAGTAAAAATGCGACTCGTGCCATATATCCAGTGCTTTCTAAAAATACAATTCCACAAAAAAGTATTAAAATATGAGGCAAAAAACTTAATACTGCTCCAACCCCTGCGATAATCCCTCCAGAGAGTAAAGAAGCAAGAAATTCATAGGGCAAATGCTCCTCTATCCACGCACCAATATCTGCTGCACCCTCCTCAATCCATACTTTAGGAAACTCTCCTACATAAAAAGTAATCTGAAACAAAAGCCACATCAAAAACAAAAATATAGGGATTCCAAGATATTTATTGAGCAAAAGCGCATCAATTTTTTGCGTTAGAGAATGCTTAAGAGGAGTGGAAATACGACTAGATTCCATACTTGCACCTTTTGCAAAGCTAAGGGCATCATTATTTAAAATATCGCGCACATTATTTTCACCACTTTGGGTATATAACCTTTGAATACACTTTTGTGTATATTCACTTAATTCTACCCAACACCCTTTATCGTGCAGAGCCTTACTTACAAAACTATCTTGTTTAAGAAGTTTAATCGCTATATCACGCAAACTTTGCAAACCTCTGTGCTTTTGATTTAATAATATCTGCACATCATCATAATGCTTTTGGGCTAAAAATGTATTCATATTTGCAATTTCTTCTTCTAAAAAATCTGTATAAACACGCTTACTTGCTTTGGGAGCAAGAGTGGCAATATTGATGATTGTATCAAGTAAAAGCTGCACATTTTCTCCACGCAAAGCCGATACACTCACGCATTCTACGCCTAATATCTCTCCTAAAAGCGCATTATCAATATTAATACCCTCTTTTTTTGCCTCATCACTCATATTTAATGCCAAACACATACGCGAATTAAGCTCTAGAAGCTGCGTAGTAAGGAATAAACAACGTTCTAAATTTGTAGAATCAAGCACATTTAAAATCACATCATAATCTTCATTTTCTAAAAACTGCTTTGTTAAACGCTCCTCAAGCGAATAATCATTAAGCGAATAATCATTAAGCGAATAAATGCCGGGTAAGTCAATGATTCGTAGATTATAGCCTTTGTAAGTGAGTTGTGCTTCAGATTTTTCAATCGTTACGCCTGTAAAATTTCCTACTTTTAAATGAACACCACAAATTTTATTAATTAATGAACTTTTTCCAACATTTGGTTGCCCTACGCATACAATCGTAATTGGTTTCATTATATATCCTACTCTTTAAATGGCATCATTTTAGCTTAGTTTGAATCTGAAGTCAATAAAATTAATATTTATTCTTAGTTACTTTAAAATGCTAGTTTCATACCGAGATTTACATTTGTCGTATGTGGATAATATCTTTGTGCTCCTCCGTGTGTATTAAACACATTTAAAAGCGCACTTAAATGCTCTGTAAAGCCAAAATCAACTAAAAGATTCACTTCATTTACCCTATCGTAAGGATTTTGCATACTCGTGTAGCTAATCCCCCTAAACTTCGTGCTACCATACACCACCGCAAAACTCACTCTATCAATAGCAAACATCACTTTGCCATACCATAAACTCGCATCTACTCCTTCAAGCAAAGCTCTTCCACCCCACATAAAAAATGGGCTTATACTATTACCAAGTGTATTAAGCGAACCCCAGCCAACATTTGCCCCACTCCCCACAAATCCACCACTTGCTTCAGCCATATCTTTTACACCCACATATACTTTAATATCAGTGTTATATCCATTGCCATTTTCACCATTAAACCTACCATAACTTTGTTCAAAACTTGTCGCAAAATGTCCGCTTAAGCCGATGTAGGATTGTGAACTTTCATATCGCGCACTCGCTTTTATCCCCGTTGCATAAAAAACCTCTGGATTGGCAATGCCATAAACCTTAAAGCTCACTGCATCACCAAGATGATATTTTAAGCTCACTTGTGTAAGCCCTAATGCACTATGGGGATTTACATCATAGAATCCTGTCATTTTATTATATTGCACATACCCATTATTTTTTGCCCATAACGCTTCAATAAGTGTATTTGGCAAGGAACGATTACGCACACTCACACCATCTATAAGCCTATCTGCCCATTCAGAATCTACAAATACACGCCCTACTTTCACGCTTGTATCACCATCAAAATATTCTATGTAAGACTGCCCAAGCATTGTGCGGTCATTCATATAAAAATCTCTTGAAGCATCGCCATTTCCATATCGTCCCGGATTATTTAAGAATGCATCACTACTCCATTGCGAATCTTTATCTTGCTCATATAATGTCCCAACTGCACGAAAGCTCACAGCAACGCGCAAATACTTCCAAAAAGCAGAATGGTAGGCTAAACCCACAGAACCTACCATATAGCCAGATTCATTTAAATCATTTTTAGCTTTATTTATAGAATCTGCACCATTTGTATAGCTTCCATAAAAAGTAATATCTCCACTTGAAATACCATTTTCTAGTGCCTCATCAATGCTATCATAAGCCCATATATTGCTATAAAATATTGCCACTAAAAGCAGGTTTTTAAATTTCATTTTCTCCCCCTAAATCCATAAATTATCAAGCAAACGGGTTTGTCCCACTTTTGCAGCAATTAAAAATATACTTTTATTCTCCACAATATGGGTAATAGGCTCAAGTTTATGATTACAAAATTGTGCATAAAAAAGTGTAATATCCTCACTTTGCAAAGATTGTAAAGCAATCTCCCTAAGTGTGGCAACTTCTCTCTCTCCTTGAAGAATCCGCTTTTTTACAAGCTCAATCGTGCGGGGGATACACAAAGCTTTTTGTCTCTCACTCGCACTTAAATAAATATTGCGCGAACTTAAAGCTAAACCATCGCTATCTCTTTGTATTGGACAAGGCACAATATGAATATCAAGAAATAAATCACGCACCATTTTTTGCAAAATAAGCACTTGTTGTGCGTCCTTTTGTCCAAAATACGCTCTATGAGGCTTAATCAAACAAAAAAGTTTAAGCACAATTTGTAAAACACCTGCAAAGTGTGTTGGACGATCAAATCCCTCTAAGATGTATCCCATTTTCTTTGGCGCAG from Helicobacter hepaticus ATCC 51449 carries:
- the pheS gene encoding phenylalanine--tRNA ligase subunit alpha — protein: MQEIMAKLEQLENLNDLERLRVEVMGKKGILTQQFALLKNLEGETKKTFAKELNKNKENFEKMLESKRESLLKVQMNENLTKEVVDASLFTALRPKSNGHPIYQTMDRIIDFFVNMNFAIQTGPLVEDDFHNFEALNLPVFHPARDMQDTFYFKDSMLLRTHTSPVQIRTMQSQHIPIRMIAPGSVFRRDYDLTHSPMFHQVEGLVVDEKDKISFVHLKYILEDFLHYMFGDVRIRFRSSFFPFTEPSAEVDISCVFCGGSGCRVCSHTGWLEVLGCGIVNQKVFDAVGHKNVSGYAFGLGVERFAMLLHRVNDLRSFFETDLRVLEQF
- a CDS encoding histidine triad nucleotide-binding protein, whose amino-acid sequence is MAEKTIFEKIVAGEIPCKKVLENERFLAFYDINPKAPVHILAIPKVCVKDFDCADSKLLGELCGFAQEVTKSVGIDKSGYRIITNIGADGGQEVPHLHLHILGGGKLKFPSLV
- a CDS encoding class I SAM-dependent methyltransferase, with the protein product MQEDALKWNARYQEGFMPNEPSPFVLETCEILKRNFSFTDSKPPKALDIACGNGRHSKILAQMGFEVDGLDISCVALENLANIPYITPILADLDTFTLPQTHYDVILDSFFLDRNLFDAIIKALKPNAMLIFETFIDKSSHQPLNNKILYAGELEAVFSSKRGFQILHQSIYKQNRKDTHTINPAYQHIMRFIAQYKPCSQTHTNTTKSL
- a CDS encoding MATE family efflux transporter, whose protein sequence is MTYNFKQRLRKILSIALPSGGNSLLDIANIAIGMYFIAHISPDSEVTKHNIVALGLGMNCWMFLFALTTIFYVGTNAQVSRAFGERNNLKAGQILSTMSIGAGLCSIPIYALAYVSNELYFDWMGVSGETKELGMLYLGWIFYGIPALFLKTIFISALSAVGDTKSVFFVKIIATSLNIVLNFMLIFGVEKLGIPPFGIMGAGIANVIITYFEGLVLLGILCGLHRHLTFSPTFKWHTLYNGFHIGIPSGLERGLTIFSLVLITKFMTDYGLEVIAGFQIGSRVESFIFMPGFGFQVAAMALVGQMLGAKRLDLAESFIKTILLISSVVMGILGIGLCMLGKELSAIFSTETEVIHYSFDYLLAVGLSQVPLICIFVLDGALRGSGATKLSLWINTGSIWVLRILPMWLCVHYNIAVGYIFAIICCETYLRAGIFGFVFYKGLWKKYIARL
- the feoB gene encoding ferrous iron transport protein B translates to MKPITIVCVGQPNVGKSSLINKICGVHLKVGNFTGVTIEKSEAQLTYKGYNLRIIDLPGIYSLNDYSLNDYSLEERLTKQFLENEDYDVILNVLDSTNLERCLFLTTQLLELNSRMCLALNMSDEAKKEGINIDNALLGEILGVECVSVSALRGENVQLLLDTIINIATLAPKASKRVYTDFLEEEIANMNTFLAQKHYDDVQILLNQKHRGLQSLRDIAIKLLKQDSFVSKALHDKGCWVELSEYTQKCIQRLYTQSGENNVRDILNNDALSFAKGASMESSRISTPLKHSLTQKIDALLLNKYLGIPIFLFLMWLLFQITFYVGEFPKVWIEEGAADIGAWIEEHLPYEFLASLLSGGIIAGVGAVLSFLPHILILFCGIVFLESTGYMARVAFLLDGFFHKFGLHGKSFIPLVTGFGCSVPAYMSTRMLKNRNDRMLTLFIINFMSCGARLPVYTLFIGAFFAPQVAGNVLYGIYIFGALVGLCMAKILKLTAFKGDDEPFVMEMPKYRLPTLRLIAFSVWHKAVSYIKKAGTFILLASVIIWVGTQFPKNAVLEEQMTQSVQILKENMNLTQENDALQNEIDEIYHNYQAALVEQSYLGRIGQFIQPIFAPMDFDWKLSVSLLNGLLAKETIISSMGVLYALGDDIDENNTTPLRDVLQEHISLPSAIAFILFIMFYNPCFAASIVFGKEAGGKRYIAYLFIFTSVVSYIFALFGYALTHFFIRVST
- a CDS encoding Opr family porin, yielding MKFKNLLLVAIFYSNIWAYDSIDEALENGISSGDITFYGSYTNGADSINKAKNDLNESGYMVGSVGLAYHSAFWKYLRVAVSFRAVGTLYEQDKDSQWSSDAFLNNPGRYGNGDASRDFYMNDRTMLGQSYIEYFDGDTSVKVGRVFVDSEWADRLIDGVSVRNRSLPNTLIEALWAKNNGYVQYNKMTGFYDVNPHSALGLTQVSLKYHLGDAVSFKVYGIANPEVFYATGIKASARYESSQSYIGLSGHFATSFEQSYGRFNGENGNGYNTDIKVYVGVKDMAEASGGFVGSGANVGWGSLNTLGNSISPFFMWGGRALLEGVDASLWYGKVMFAIDRVSFAVVYGSTKFRGISYTSMQNPYDRVNEVNLLVDFGFTEHLSALLNVFNTHGGAQRYYPHTTNVNLGMKLAF
- the panC gene encoding pantoate--beta-alanine ligase translates to MRVIQSICEMRHYRAGIANDKTIGFVATMGALHQGHLSLMKASLAENDYTIVSIFVNPTQFGANEDFGAYPRTLEADIALCERVGVSAIFAPSIDDMYEDDEVGFSAPKKMGYILEGFDRPTHFAGVLQIVLKLFCLIKPHRAYFGQKDAQQVLILQKMVRDLFLDIHIVPCPIQRDSDGLALSSRNIYLSASERQKALCIPRTIELVKKRILQGEREVATLREIALQSLQSEDITLFYAQFCNHKLEPITHIVENKSIFLIAAKVGQTRLLDNLWI